One Malus sylvestris chromosome 14, drMalSylv7.2, whole genome shotgun sequence DNA segment encodes these proteins:
- the LOC126600245 gene encoding germin-like protein subfamily 1 member 13 isoform X1: MKGVHFPVTAAALSVLAFATLLASASDPGPLQDFCVAINNTDSAVFVNGKFCKDPKLASANDFFSDKLRYPGNTSNPVGSIVTAANVDDIPGLNTLGISFARVDFAPNGLNPPHTHPRATEILIVLEGSLYVGFVTSNGDGNRLFTKVLYKGDVFVFPIGLIHFQLNVGKTNALAIAGLRSQNPGVITIANAVFGSNPPINPDVLAKSFQVDDNVVDYLQKQFWYNNS; this comes from the exons ATGAAGGGAGTTCATTTCCCTGTAACTGCTGCTGCCCTGTCAGTGTTAGCATTCGCCACACTCCTTGCCTCTGCCTCTGATCCCGGTCCTCTTCAGGACTTTTGCGTAGCAATTAATAACACCGATTCTGCTG TGTTTGTGAACGGGAAGTTCTGCAAGGACCCAAAACTTGCATCAGCAAACGATTTCTTCTCTGACAAGCTCCGGTACCCCGGAAACACATCGAATCCGGTCGGTTCAATTGTTACGGCGGCGAACGTGGATGATATACCCGGACTCAACACTCTCGGCATATCATTTGCTCGCGTAGACTTTGCGCCAAATGGCCTCAATCCTCCTCACACTCACCCTCGTGCCACGGAGATCCTCATAGTCCTTGAAGGCTCACTCTACGTCGGATTTGTCACATCCAATGGCGACGGCAATCGGCTGTTCACCAAAGTGTTGTACAAGGGAGATGTGTTTGTATTCCCAATCGGTCTCATTCACTTCCAACTCAATGTCGGAAAAACCAATGCTTTGGCCATCGCCGGTCTCAGAAGCCAGAACCCGGGAGTGATCACCATTGCGAATGCAGTCTTCGGATCCAACCCTCCCATCAACCCTGATGTTTTGGCCAAGTCATTCCAGGTGGACGATAATGTGGTTGATTATCTTCAGAAAcagttttggtacaataacagTTAA